One window of the Verrucomicrobiales bacterium genome contains the following:
- a CDS encoding four-carbon acid sugar kinase family protein: MKCSAYDMLPQRIGIIADDLTGATDTAAVFAAAGFRSAVAIDSKKLNTSEAEVLCVTTNTRQEKPELAASKVRQASQRLRRAGYAIRYKKLDSTAKGNILAEAVALRDDLGFPKILICTANPKHGRTVIHGTLWIRNETAVDLRLRFKGQTSGDILWVHQPISATRLQRMLPGSPSVWVCDAADAKDLSKLVRWAEAHPGEFLLTGSAGMAVELAELLKSESMLAGHSPGKRVRSEPASPPLPGGRKPVLLIIGSNDPRTAEQLEALTQQRLTLQLNPTASLPLALESTLIRAGVVVLRLPVNQAAPEFLRRCLKPLKPLLAEQRFGSLLMSGGDTALLVCEWLGTTGIAIGGELLPGLVWGRLQEGISPGLVVCTKPGGFGTGESLVTATDLLTGERTQVKAAKPKNPVARS; the protein is encoded by the coding sequence ATGAAATGCTCGGCCTACGACATGCTCCCGCAACGCATAGGAATCATCGCCGACGACCTGACTGGCGCGACGGATACGGCAGCGGTTTTTGCCGCGGCCGGATTTAGATCCGCTGTCGCGATCGACTCAAAGAAACTCAACACCTCCGAGGCCGAGGTCCTCTGTGTCACTACCAATACCCGGCAGGAAAAACCTGAACTCGCTGCCTCCAAAGTCCGCCAAGCCTCCCAGCGGCTCCGCAGAGCAGGATACGCAATCCGCTATAAGAAGCTGGATTCCACAGCCAAGGGCAACATCCTCGCCGAGGCGGTGGCCCTGCGCGATGACCTGGGGTTTCCGAAGATCCTCATCTGCACTGCCAATCCGAAGCACGGACGCACCGTCATTCATGGGACGCTCTGGATCCGAAACGAAACGGCGGTTGATCTCCGCCTGCGCTTCAAGGGCCAGACGAGCGGTGACATCCTTTGGGTGCACCAACCCATCTCGGCAACCCGCCTCCAACGAATGCTGCCCGGGTCTCCTTCGGTGTGGGTATGCGATGCGGCTGATGCCAAGGATCTATCGAAACTAGTCCGGTGGGCCGAAGCCCACCCCGGGGAATTCTTGCTGACCGGATCGGCGGGCATGGCTGTGGAACTGGCCGAACTCCTCAAAAGTGAGTCCATGCTCGCGGGGCATTCACCAGGCAAAAGGGTTCGGTCGGAACCGGCTTCCCCACCTCTGCCCGGAGGTCGGAAGCCAGTGTTGTTGATCATCGGCTCCAATGATCCCAGGACCGCTGAACAGCTTGAAGCACTCACCCAGCAACGACTCACACTTCAGCTCAACCCGACTGCTAGCCTTCCCTTGGCCCTCGAGTCGACCCTCATCCGCGCCGGAGTTGTGGTGCTGCGTCTACCGGTCAACCAAGCAGCGCCAGAATTCCTGAGACGATGTTTGAAGCCTCTCAAGCCACTGCTGGCAGAGCAAAGATTCGGCAGCCTGCTGATGTCGGGAGGCGACACCGCTCTCCTCGTCTGTGAATGGCTTGGTACTACCGGAATCGCCATCGGAGGAGAACTTCTACCGGGGCTGGTGTGGGGACGCCTCCAGGAAGGAATCTCCCCGGGGTTGGTGGTGTGCACCAAGCCTGGAGGATTCGGAACCGGCGAAAGCCTGGTCACCGCCACCGATTTGCTCACCGGAGAGCGCACTCAGGTCAAAGCGGCAAAACCGAAAAACCCAGTTGCACGGAGCTAA
- a CDS encoding TolC family protein codes for MKHSTHWCGPVSVAALVLFLQAGHEGQAQEAAVASFPTNNSPRTIEALVVEALENNPELKFYEVEIRAAKAGRKFAASLANPELSGSVGRKTLHGNGLSAEGVAWSVSVVQPFEWPGRIALRKAIANQDLELAELGSERFKASLAGRIRTLAFNLFATQEKSAAAMEVAERFRDLREVLIQRDPAGLTPLLETRVIEATELNAQRKASAAALASQAAMLELNQLRGSAPDAPLVVQQPQLMFPTVPDREMLRSCARTNNFELRARAVELAQQGFRVSLAKNERYPTLSVGPSLSEERAGERERVIGVGISLPLPLWNRNQANIQSAISRHAQAEISLAVAERDIQRQALEASLTYEIKRKEMEKWRPDSVQHFREAAELADRHYRLGAVPISTYVELQKQYLEAVEGLLDTKKEALEAAMRLESLTGLPLMVLGTPRTEGIR; via the coding sequence ATGAAGCATTCAACTCATTGGTGCGGACCGGTCTCGGTGGCTGCCCTCGTCTTATTCCTTCAGGCGGGGCACGAGGGGCAGGCTCAGGAGGCTGCCGTCGCCTCCTTCCCCACCAACAACAGCCCGCGGACCATCGAGGCGCTGGTGGTGGAAGCCTTGGAGAACAACCCTGAACTCAAGTTCTACGAGGTCGAGATCCGTGCCGCCAAAGCCGGAAGAAAATTCGCCGCCTCGTTGGCCAACCCAGAACTGAGCGGCAGCGTCGGACGGAAAACACTCCACGGCAACGGCCTCAGCGCCGAGGGGGTGGCGTGGTCCGTGTCGGTGGTGCAGCCCTTCGAATGGCCCGGGCGGATCGCCCTGCGAAAAGCGATCGCGAATCAGGATCTCGAACTGGCCGAGCTGGGTTCGGAACGATTTAAAGCGTCCCTCGCCGGTCGCATCCGCACTCTGGCATTCAACCTGTTCGCCACCCAGGAAAAGTCGGCCGCCGCGATGGAAGTTGCGGAGCGTTTCCGCGACCTGCGCGAGGTCTTGATTCAGCGGGATCCCGCAGGACTGACGCCTTTGTTGGAAACGCGGGTCATCGAGGCCACCGAACTGAACGCCCAACGCAAGGCCTCCGCGGCGGCGCTAGCCAGCCAAGCCGCCATGCTGGAACTCAATCAACTGCGCGGCAGCGCTCCCGACGCCCCCCTGGTCGTGCAACAGCCTCAGCTGATGTTTCCAACGGTGCCCGACCGGGAGATGCTGCGATCCTGCGCTCGAACCAACAACTTCGAACTGCGCGCACGCGCCGTCGAACTGGCTCAGCAGGGGTTCCGGGTCAGCCTGGCCAAGAATGAGCGCTACCCAACCCTCTCGGTAGGCCCCTCCCTCTCGGAAGAGCGGGCGGGCGAGCGCGAGCGTGTCATCGGCGTCGGCATCTCACTGCCTCTCCCGCTCTGGAACCGCAATCAGGCCAATATCCAATCGGCCATCTCTCGACACGCACAGGCGGAGATCTCGCTCGCGGTTGCGGAACGCGATATCCAGCGGCAAGCACTCGAAGCCTCCCTGACTTATGAAATCAAACGAAAGGAGATGGAAAAATGGCGCCCTGATTCGGTGCAGCATTTTCGCGAGGCAGCCGAGTTGGCGGACCGTCACTATCGGCTGGGCGCAGTTCCAATTTCGACGTATGTCGAGCTGCAGAAGCAGTATCTCGAGGCGGTGGAAGGGTTACTCGACACCAAAAAAGAGGCGCTCGAAGCCGCGATGCGACTCGAGTCACTCACCGGCTTGCCCCTCATGGTTCTCGGAACGCCCAGGACGGAGGGAATCCGATGA
- a CDS encoding efflux RND transporter periplasmic adaptor subunit, which yields MTRPYARALPFLPILFLLGMVLAGCGDRKEHSHGHDHGPGEEHGHHHGHEGTSPSGASFKAGQGVTLTQETKQLLGVEVVEVTPQTIHHQIRFTLQVFSEQHRHVSNPDDHSGCDVHGSGLLPSDALPLAKPGQAVEVIKQTNSILNGVVLSVHNALVLGEPEIIVGVSNATQTLKHGEFVPARILIPQSQAQAAIPQSAVLHAAEGSFVYVVNGDAYLRTAVKVGAEDNDMVEITDGLLEGDQVVSRPVQTLWLIELRATKGGGHSH from the coding sequence ATGACCAGGCCCTACGCACGCGCGTTGCCATTCCTGCCCATCCTCTTCCTCCTCGGGATGGTGCTGGCAGGTTGCGGCGACCGCAAAGAACACAGCCATGGCCATGACCATGGCCCAGGGGAGGAGCACGGACACCATCATGGGCATGAGGGGACGTCTCCCTCCGGCGCCTCGTTCAAGGCAGGCCAGGGAGTCACTCTCACCCAGGAAACCAAGCAGCTCCTCGGGGTGGAGGTCGTCGAAGTCACGCCTCAAACCATTCACCATCAAATCCGCTTCACACTCCAGGTTTTCAGCGAACAGCACCGTCATGTTTCGAACCCAGACGATCACAGCGGATGCGACGTCCACGGTTCGGGTTTGCTGCCGTCCGACGCTCTTCCACTCGCCAAGCCAGGACAAGCTGTCGAGGTAATCAAGCAGACCAACAGCATTCTTAACGGGGTGGTTCTCTCCGTGCACAATGCGCTCGTGCTCGGCGAGCCTGAGATCATCGTTGGAGTCTCCAACGCCACCCAAACACTCAAGCACGGGGAGTTCGTGCCTGCCCGCATCCTAATTCCCCAAAGCCAGGCTCAGGCTGCCATCCCCCAGTCCGCCGTTTTGCACGCGGCGGAAGGCTCGTTCGTCTACGTGGTCAATGGGGACGCTTATCTGCGCACCGCGGTCAAGGTCGGCGCCGAAGACAACGACATGGTGGAGATCACCGACGGCCTGCTGGAAGGCGACCAGGTGGTCAGCCGGCCGGTGCAAACCCTGTGGCTCATCGAACTCCGCGCCACCAAAGGCGGCGGCCACTCCCACTAA
- a CDS encoding efflux RND transporter permease subunit: MLDRLLEFSVRQRAFVLLATVLLVAIGVWSALRLPIDAVPDITNIQVQINTAVGALAPEEIEKLVTFPIENEMSGLPGLTELRSLSKFGLSQVNLIFEDGTDIYRSRQLVSERLQTALDDLPPGLTPKLAPISTGLGEIFYYVVDYKPGATNKPVTREAQLMELKLLHDYLIKPRLRSTPGLAEVNTTGGYEKQIVIQPNPDKLKSVGMSFSEIAESVGENVENAGGGLINLGGEAVTIRAAGRVQTTEDIERLPLKFGSRPTPLRVKDVADVGIGKAVRTGSATYNGEETVLGSALMLAGENSRIVARRVKDKLGEIQTRLPSDVQIIPVYDRTILVDRTIRTVETSLFEGAILVVAVLLLMLGNWRAAFIVALAIPLSLMFAMTGMVQTRVSGNLMSLGAIDFGLIVDGAVVMVENIIRHLAEKQHKLGRRLTPGERIHEVLASAKEVANPMFYGVCIITVVYVPILALTGIEGKMFKPMAITVIFALVGSMVLALTFMPALCSYLLGGNIKEKDSFLVNWAKAIYAPVLRFGLQFRWIVTSAALGLLVLSVMVFNRLGAEFVPQLDEGSFATHMIRTTSIGIDASLEMQQQGEKLLLAKFPEVAYTFSRLGTAEIASDPMGVNVADTYIMFNPLDRWRKVDGKTISKEELANLMTLELGKHLPGEGHLFSQPIEMRFNEILEGTRADVAVKVFGEDFSVIERIAGEIREILEAVPGAADVEFDALGKSPLLEIVPNREAMGKYNLHAAELNRVVGVALAGQEVGKLIEGNRRFDIVIRLDEKSRERIQDLKRLPVRLDDGGLLTLGQMADFKMVEQVAAIAREYSQRRAAIMVNLRGRDVETFVLEAQKRIADQIKLPDGYTIEFGGQFKNLIEARRRLSLVVPAALGLIFVLIFAALQSLRQSLLVFLAVPLAVTGGVFALWARDLPFSISAGVGFIALSGIAVLNGLMIITFFNQLRERGADVRTAVWDGSLLRLRPKLMTAMVASLGFVPMAIASGAGAEVQRPLATVVIGGIISSTFLTLVLLPTFYEWLERRVKSTESSSMEGPSDEGNLPPVAPTNTTP; encoded by the coding sequence ATGCTTGACCGCCTTCTCGAATTCTCCGTGCGCCAGCGCGCGTTCGTGCTCCTGGCCACGGTCCTCCTCGTCGCCATCGGCGTGTGGTCGGCGCTTCGGCTGCCCATCGACGCCGTCCCCGATATCACCAACATCCAAGTCCAGATCAACACTGCCGTCGGCGCGTTGGCGCCGGAGGAGATCGAGAAGCTAGTCACTTTCCCCATAGAAAACGAGATGTCGGGGCTGCCGGGACTGACGGAGCTGCGTTCACTCTCCAAGTTTGGCCTCTCCCAGGTGAACCTCATCTTTGAGGACGGGACCGACATTTATCGCTCCCGGCAATTGGTCAGCGAGCGTCTCCAAACGGCACTGGATGATTTACCGCCCGGGCTTACACCCAAGCTCGCACCCATCAGCACAGGTTTGGGTGAAATCTTCTACTACGTCGTCGATTACAAGCCGGGAGCCACCAACAAACCGGTGACGCGCGAGGCGCAGCTCATGGAGCTGAAGCTCCTCCACGACTACCTGATCAAACCCAGGTTGCGCTCCACCCCCGGCCTGGCGGAAGTGAACACCACCGGCGGCTACGAGAAGCAAATCGTGATTCAACCCAATCCCGACAAACTGAAAAGTGTTGGCATGTCCTTCAGCGAGATCGCGGAAAGCGTGGGCGAGAATGTGGAGAACGCAGGCGGTGGCCTGATCAACCTCGGAGGCGAGGCAGTGACGATTCGAGCGGCCGGCCGGGTGCAAACCACGGAAGACATCGAACGGCTTCCGCTCAAGTTCGGCTCGCGCCCCACCCCCTTGCGCGTCAAGGACGTGGCGGATGTCGGCATTGGAAAGGCAGTGCGGACCGGATCAGCCACCTACAACGGGGAGGAAACCGTGCTTGGATCCGCCTTGATGCTGGCCGGTGAAAACAGCCGCATCGTCGCCCGCCGGGTGAAAGACAAACTGGGGGAAATCCAAACCCGGCTCCCGTCCGATGTTCAGATCATCCCGGTCTATGACCGAACGATTCTCGTCGACCGCACGATTCGCACCGTAGAGACCAGCCTATTCGAGGGTGCCATTCTGGTGGTGGCGGTTTTGCTGCTGATGCTCGGCAACTGGCGGGCGGCATTCATCGTCGCCTTGGCCATCCCGCTGTCCTTGATGTTCGCCATGACCGGCATGGTGCAAACCAGGGTCTCCGGAAACCTGATGAGCCTCGGGGCGATCGATTTTGGACTCATTGTGGACGGTGCCGTCGTGATGGTCGAAAACATCATCCGCCATCTGGCTGAAAAGCAGCACAAACTGGGACGCCGCCTGACCCCAGGCGAGCGTATCCATGAGGTCCTCGCTTCGGCGAAAGAGGTGGCCAACCCGATGTTCTACGGCGTCTGCATCATCACCGTCGTCTATGTTCCCATCCTGGCGCTCACCGGCATCGAAGGAAAAATGTTCAAACCCATGGCGATCACCGTGATCTTCGCCCTGGTCGGGTCCATGGTCTTGGCGCTCACCTTCATGCCCGCTCTTTGCTCCTACCTGCTCGGTGGGAATATAAAGGAAAAGGACAGCTTTCTGGTGAACTGGGCCAAAGCCATCTACGCTCCCGTCCTGCGGTTTGGCCTCCAATTTCGCTGGATAGTCACCAGCGCGGCACTGGGGCTTCTGGTTCTCTCCGTCATGGTTTTCAACCGGCTCGGAGCGGAGTTTGTGCCGCAACTGGACGAGGGCTCCTTCGCCACGCACATGATCCGCACCACCAGCATCGGCATCGACGCCAGCCTGGAGATGCAACAGCAGGGCGAAAAGCTGCTCTTGGCGAAGTTTCCCGAAGTGGCCTACACCTTCAGTCGCCTGGGTACAGCCGAGATTGCCAGCGATCCCATGGGGGTCAACGTGGCCGATACCTACATCATGTTTAACCCGCTCGATCGCTGGCGAAAGGTGGATGGGAAAACGATCAGCAAGGAGGAGCTCGCCAACCTGATGACCTTGGAACTCGGGAAGCACCTTCCGGGCGAGGGACACCTGTTCAGCCAGCCGATCGAAATGCGCTTCAACGAAATTCTGGAAGGAACGCGCGCGGATGTGGCGGTCAAGGTCTTCGGGGAGGACTTCTCGGTGATTGAAAGGATCGCCGGGGAAATCCGTGAAATCCTCGAGGCAGTGCCCGGTGCTGCGGATGTCGAGTTCGATGCCCTCGGTAAATCTCCCTTGTTGGAAATCGTCCCGAACCGCGAAGCGATGGGGAAATACAATCTGCACGCCGCCGAACTCAATCGAGTGGTCGGAGTTGCGCTCGCAGGACAGGAGGTCGGCAAGCTGATCGAGGGCAATCGCCGCTTCGACATCGTCATCCGGTTGGACGAAAAATCTCGGGAAAGGATCCAAGATCTCAAACGGCTGCCAGTTCGTTTGGACGACGGCGGACTGCTCACTCTCGGCCAGATGGCTGATTTCAAAATGGTCGAGCAGGTCGCCGCGATCGCCCGGGAATACAGCCAGCGGCGCGCTGCCATCATGGTCAATCTCCGCGGACGCGACGTGGAAACCTTCGTGCTGGAAGCCCAGAAGCGGATAGCCGATCAGATTAAACTGCCGGACGGTTACACGATCGAGTTTGGCGGCCAGTTCAAGAACCTCATCGAAGCCCGCCGACGTCTGAGTCTCGTTGTCCCGGCGGCGCTGGGACTCATCTTCGTTCTGATCTTTGCAGCTCTGCAAAGTTTGCGCCAGTCCCTGCTGGTATTCCTGGCAGTTCCACTGGCCGTGACCGGCGGCGTGTTCGCGCTCTGGGCGCGCGACCTGCCCTTCAGCATTTCAGCAGGAGTTGGCTTTATCGCCCTGTCCGGCATCGCCGTGCTCAACGGGCTCATGATCATCACGTTCTTCAATCAGCTCCGCGAACGCGGCGCGGATGTGCGGACCGCAGTCTGGGACGGTTCACTGCTCCGGCTGCGCCCGAAGCTGATGACCGCCATGGTGGCATCCCTCGGCTTCGTTCCTATGGCCATCGCGAGCGGTGCCGGCGCGGAGGTTCAGCGCCCCCTGGCCACCGTTGTGATTGGCGGAATTATCAGCTCCACGTTCCTCACTTTGGTCCTGCTGCCGACGTTCTACGAATGGCTGGAACGAAGGGTCAAATCTACCGAGAGCTCGTCGATGGAAGGGCCTTCGGATGAAGGCAATCTCCCGCCCGTCGCGCCCACAAACACCACCCCATAG
- a CDS encoding transglutaminase family protein: MIYEITHTTTYDYLNAVALSHHLLRLHPRESRPQRVLTHHLQLDPRPTIIQSHVDYFGNSVRCVTVEGSHRRLIVRASSKVMTGLALRPLPQETPSWQTVRDSCRGAQIGAALEASDFLFDSPLIRTREEYGDYALPSFPADRPLLEGINDFTRRIHHDFKFDPKATTLATPLEQVFKSRRGVCQDFAHLQIACLRSLGLPARYVSGYLETQPPPGQARLMGADASHAWVSVYCTGLGWVDVDPTNNVMPTTRHVTVAWGRDYSDVSPIRGVILGSGEHQLKVAVDVVPVPDSD; encoded by the coding sequence ATGATTTACGAAATCACCCACACCACGACCTACGACTACCTTAATGCGGTGGCGCTCTCGCATCACCTGCTGCGCCTGCACCCGCGCGAGTCGCGGCCGCAGCGCGTGCTGACCCACCATCTGCAGCTCGATCCGCGTCCCACGATCATCCAGAGTCATGTCGACTATTTCGGCAATTCGGTTCGGTGTGTGACGGTGGAGGGTAGCCATCGGCGTCTCATTGTGCGTGCTTCCAGCAAAGTGATGACCGGGTTGGCGCTTCGACCATTGCCGCAGGAAACCCCCAGTTGGCAGACAGTGCGAGACTCTTGCCGCGGCGCGCAGATCGGAGCCGCCTTGGAAGCGAGTGACTTCCTGTTCGATTCTCCGCTCATCCGGACGCGGGAGGAATATGGTGACTACGCGCTGCCCTCGTTTCCGGCGGACCGACCCCTGCTGGAGGGAATCAACGACTTCACGCGTCGGATCCATCACGATTTCAAGTTTGATCCCAAGGCCACCACCTTGGCGACTCCGCTCGAGCAGGTCTTCAAGTCGCGTCGAGGCGTGTGTCAGGATTTTGCCCACCTCCAGATCGCCTGCCTGAGATCCCTAGGCCTGCCGGCCCGCTACGTGAGCGGCTATCTGGAGACTCAGCCGCCTCCGGGACAGGCCCGTTTGATGGGTGCGGACGCGTCCCATGCCTGGGTCTCGGTTTACTGCACTGGGCTGGGCTGGGTCGATGTGGATCCCACCAACAACGTGATGCCGACGACTCGACACGTCACGGTGGCCTGGGGACGCGACTATAGCGACGTCAGCCCTATTCGGGGTGTCATCCTAGGGAGCGGAGAGCATCAGCTGAAGGTGGCCGTCGATGTGGTGCCAGTGCCGGACTCCGACTAG
- a CDS encoding circularly permuted type 2 ATP-grasp protein: MPDAFDEMLEAPDKVRPHWKVLVNAFDRLGRDELTARWENARRMIREHGVTYNVYGDPQGMDRPWELDMMPLPIPPEEWVGLEQGLRQRTRLLNLVLGDLYGPQRLLREGFLPPSLIFANPSFLRPCHGLRSPGDVYLHLHAVDLARSPDGHWWALADRTQAPSGSGYALENRIVLSRVLPDEFRDCQVQRLASFFQMSRDTLRSLAMGNRDNPNVVLLTPGPHNETYFEHAYLARYLGFTLVEGGDLTVRDRRVFIKTLEGLQQVDVILRRVDDTFCDPLELRGDSFLGVPGLVEATRAGNVTIANALGSGLVESPAFMAFLPSLCRHLLGEELLLPSVATWWCGQAKEQQYVLEHLDEIVVKPAFGTVRGLPFFGEQLGTTERAELVAMIRQRPHEFVGQEKVGLSTVPVWTDGECAARRVVVRSYIAATGDSFTVMPGGLTRVSTKAEDPVVSMQSGGGSKDTWVMSEGPVLPVSLLSSAGQPIGVTRVTTELPSRVADNLYWLGRYAERLEDALRLLRCLVTRIVDEGAGEGVSGLAGIIRWFVRLERLPPRFETSVTLKELEHAVLQGVYSPHRVGSVREIVLRIRHTASIVRDRFSSDTWRILNQLQLDSRTRAGRIPMANALTLLNTLIIDLAAFSGMELENMTRGHGWRFLDFGRRLERGMNLATTIRAALDTDHHELATLEPLLEVADSSMTYRRRFFAQAQLAPVLELLMFDKGNPRALMFQLNSLRQHAANLPTDPNMTFANPEQQRILALVRHLEDGQFPGLCADYVGGNRERLLAWLDFFPAEFGRLSNDLTQHYFSHTVARVS, encoded by the coding sequence GTGCCCGACGCCTTTGACGAGATGTTGGAGGCTCCGGACAAGGTTCGACCGCACTGGAAGGTATTGGTCAACGCCTTCGATCGGCTGGGGCGGGATGAGTTAACGGCGCGCTGGGAGAATGCGCGTCGGATGATCCGCGAGCACGGCGTCACTTATAACGTCTACGGAGATCCGCAGGGCATGGATCGGCCCTGGGAGTTGGACATGATGCCCCTGCCGATCCCTCCCGAGGAATGGGTGGGATTGGAGCAAGGGCTCAGGCAGCGGACGCGCCTGTTGAACCTGGTTCTTGGCGATCTGTATGGGCCGCAGCGCCTGCTGCGGGAGGGGTTTCTGCCGCCGTCCCTGATTTTTGCCAACCCCAGCTTTCTGCGTCCGTGTCACGGACTTCGTTCTCCGGGTGATGTGTATCTCCACCTCCATGCGGTGGATCTGGCCCGTTCTCCTGACGGCCACTGGTGGGCGTTGGCGGATCGAACTCAGGCCCCGTCCGGAAGTGGCTACGCCTTGGAGAACCGCATCGTTCTGTCGCGGGTCCTGCCCGATGAGTTTCGGGACTGCCAGGTCCAGCGGCTGGCTTCGTTCTTTCAGATGTCCCGAGATACGCTGCGAAGCCTCGCGATGGGGAATCGGGACAACCCCAACGTGGTCCTGCTGACCCCAGGACCCCACAATGAAACGTATTTTGAGCATGCCTACCTGGCTCGGTATCTGGGGTTCACTTTGGTGGAAGGCGGGGATCTGACGGTGAGGGACCGGCGGGTCTTCATCAAGACCCTGGAAGGCCTGCAGCAAGTTGACGTGATCTTGCGTCGGGTGGACGACACGTTCTGCGATCCGCTGGAACTGCGCGGCGATTCCTTCCTGGGTGTGCCCGGGTTGGTCGAAGCCACACGGGCGGGGAATGTCACGATCGCTAACGCCCTGGGATCGGGTTTGGTGGAAAGCCCGGCTTTCATGGCCTTTCTTCCCAGCCTGTGTCGGCATCTGTTGGGGGAGGAATTGCTGCTGCCCAGCGTGGCCACGTGGTGGTGCGGGCAAGCCAAGGAACAGCAGTATGTGCTCGAGCATCTCGACGAGATCGTCGTGAAGCCGGCCTTCGGCACCGTTCGCGGTCTACCCTTCTTCGGAGAGCAGCTCGGGACTACGGAGCGAGCCGAGTTGGTTGCCATGATTCGCCAACGGCCCCACGAATTCGTCGGGCAGGAGAAGGTGGGCTTGTCGACGGTTCCCGTCTGGACGGACGGAGAGTGTGCCGCGCGCCGAGTGGTGGTCCGCAGCTACATCGCAGCCACCGGGGACTCGTTCACGGTGATGCCGGGTGGGCTGACGCGGGTTTCCACCAAAGCCGAGGACCCAGTCGTGTCCATGCAAAGCGGGGGCGGTAGCAAGGACACCTGGGTCATGTCCGAAGGGCCCGTGCTGCCGGTTTCCTTGCTGAGTTCAGCAGGACAGCCCATCGGGGTCACCCGTGTCACCACGGAGTTGCCCAGCCGTGTGGCGGACAATCTGTACTGGCTCGGACGCTATGCGGAGCGGCTGGAGGATGCCCTTCGCCTCTTGCGTTGCTTAGTCACCCGGATAGTCGATGAGGGCGCCGGGGAAGGGGTGTCAGGTCTCGCCGGCATTATCCGCTGGTTTGTGCGGCTGGAGCGGCTTCCGCCTCGATTTGAGACGAGTGTGACGTTGAAGGAGCTGGAGCATGCGGTTCTGCAAGGCGTCTATAGCCCTCATCGCGTGGGCAGTGTGCGTGAGATCGTGCTGCGGATCCGCCATACGGCCTCCATCGTTCGCGATCGCTTTTCCTCGGACACGTGGAGGATTTTGAACCAACTCCAGTTGGATTCGCGGACCCGAGCGGGACGGATCCCGATGGCCAATGCGCTCACCCTCCTCAATACTTTGATCATCGACCTGGCGGCGTTTAGCGGGATGGAGTTGGAGAACATGACCCGCGGTCATGGCTGGAGGTTTCTGGATTTTGGGCGTCGGCTGGAGCGTGGCATGAACCTGGCGACGACGATTCGCGCCGCCCTCGACACGGATCACCACGAGTTGGCGACGTTGGAGCCACTGCTCGAGGTGGCCGACAGCTCCATGACGTACCGCCGTCGGTTCTTCGCGCAGGCGCAGCTGGCACCGGTGCTGGAGCTGCTGATGTTCGACAAGGGCAATCCGCGCGCGTTGATGTTTCAGCTGAATTCCTTGCGTCAGCACGCCGCGAATCTGCCCACCGACCCCAATATGACCTTCGCCAACCCGGAGCAGCAGCGCATTCTGGCGTTGGTGAGACATCTCGAGGATGGTCAGTTCCCGGGGCTGTGCGCGGACTATGTCGGCGGCAACCGCGAACGATTGCTGGCGTGGCTTGACTTTTTTCCAGCGGAGTTTGGTCGGCTCTCCAACGATTTGACTCAGCACTATTTCAGCCATACGGTGGCCCGCGTGAGTTAA